aagtgatatatttaaagaatttttctCGAAGGAAAAGTTAAATTCGTAGCAATGTTAAAGCAGTGATATAGTGTACTGAAAAAAGTAGTAAAAGATATAGTTAGAACTTATCCAAAGTAAATATTCAACCCATTTTATTAGGCAACATAAATATGATTATTTGTTCCCTTAAAAAAGTGTCTTCAATATTCTATAAACCGGCAAATGTTTCATTGTAAAAATTAGATTATTGAATACTTGTACTAAACTATACACTGTACTTAAATCAATCATCTCCTAAATATATTAGACTCACAACTTTACTTAAAACCCATCaaagaaatatataactttatttgATGAAAGGAGAGAAATATATCTCAACGCAAGataggggtgggcaaaaaatctaattttcttgatccaatccacttttgctccaatccaatatatttataatccattttattaaaaatccaatccatttaatggatatcgatttcaatctaatctacattttatatattttatggattggatatccattttataaatcaagatttttaaatatggataatccaaaaaatccaatccaaattttcaatttaaatttttagttgggttagactaacggttgagatggactaggctaaatTCAGAATCAGGCGGGCCTTGCTTGACGACCTATATGGATcgggcaggcccgacgaccataagaggttgggcaggcctaaagatatgaacgggtTAGGCGAGCCTGACAAACCGAACGAGTCGATTGGGCCCAACGATTCGAAAAATTCGAgtgagcccgatgacccaaacgagccaggcgggcccgatgacccgacaAGCCAggtgggcccgatgacccgacgAGCCAGGTGGGCCCGAAGACTCGAACGGGCCAAacaggcccgaagacccgaatggGCCAGGCAGGTTCGAAGATCAGAACGGGCCAGGCAGGTTCGAAGATCCGAAAGGGCCAAGCAAGCTCGAAGACCCAAACGGGTCaggcgggcccgatgacccgaatgggtcaAGCGGGCCCGAAGAACTGAACGGGTAaagcgggcccgatgacccgagtGAGTCAGGCGGGCTCGAAGAATCGAGCGGGTAAGGcgagcccgaagacccgaacgagtAAGGCagacccgaagacccgaacgggtcaggcggacccgaagacccgaacgagccAAGCAGGCCCAATGACTAAAACAGGTCAGGTCGGCCCAAAGACTCGAACGGGTCAAGCAGACCCAAAGACCCGAACTGGCCAaacgtgcccgacgacccgaacgggcattcgggtcgtcgggcctgtctggTTCGTTGCgcctgttcgggtcgtcggtcccgtctgggtcatcgggcccatccAGGTCATCGGGTCCGTCCGTTTCATAAGGCCCGTCCAGTTTGTACGACCTATTCGGGTCGTCGTGCTTATCCGGatctattttaagaaataatatatttttcatgttgatgATGAGAGCCCATGGGTTGACCCTGACCCATAGGGCTTTTGTAGGATTTTTGGCGTTGTGGGCTTCTTTGATGGGGGCTTTTTTTTCAGTATGAGCTTTTTTTGCCCTCGCCCACATGGGCCAGGGCCAAGCCCTGTGGATTagaccaaattgacacctctatgGGTCGGCCTGACGACTCAGACGGGTCGTGTCTGACGACCTGTACGAACTGAGTCATGTTGGCCTTAATGAcacagttttaaaaaaaattccatttaaattcttttataaaaaatggattctggattttgaacttgatccaaatatttggattggatttaaatcttgatccaaatatttggatttggattttaaaaaaatccaaactacttttgttaaataaatggatttgggtcaaaaatctaattcaattatttggatctacaATGAATGTgaattggatcattaaaaatccaatccacgCCCACCCCTAATGCAAGGTATAAGAAGTGAAATAGGGGATCATTTGTTTCTTGAacagtttttaaaaaaacatttctatCAGATTTTGGAGTCACTCTGGGCTATTATTTAACGTCAATTAAACAGAAGGATTATCATTGtatcattttaaacaaaattgaaactaaaaaattattagaatattatttatcttcaaTATAGAAACTGATGAGGCCTGTATGGAGATGCAACCCAAGAATCATTTGCTTTATTGGAAGAATACTGATCCAAGTAAAAAgtatacaagaaaaaaaaaatgatgcaaGGATGCTGGTAGGATCAATCCCTTAAGGAGGGGAAGGGGAATGTATAGTGTTATATTTCTGTACTTTTGGTATTCATCAGaaaccaaaatattaattaaacctatatttCTATAAAGATTATTATTGCTAaccttttattaaataaacaattttatatatttgtgttaGTCTCAATTGTTACTAAATTCAATACTTAAATAGAGAATAAGTGTGTAGTTCTCTTAACTATAAATCAAACTTGTAAATAATGTAAGTTTTGTAATCATCATACTATTTAACTCATTCTTTTCTCTCTTAACTATAGTACAAGGTTTCCAACATCATGTGTATGAATGAATGTGGTTTTAGCTGCAAAAAGGAAATAACACCCCTCTGCAAACATTTCATTTATTCATTCAAGGACAAAGTGTCCTATTACTATTATTGGCATCCCATGAGTGTGAAATGGGGGAAGAGATGGTGATTAGGCTGAAAGCCTGAGACTTACATTGATAAGAAAACAATGGTTGTGGAACTTCTTGAGAGTTGAGACAACACCCCAAAACAAATTTTACTTATGATCATGTTCCTTTCTTCCCCCTTTTCTCAACTAatggaaaaacaaattttacttATGATCATGTCTTTTCTTCACAGACTGGAAACATTGCTCTCGGGACTTGAATGCAAATTTATAAAAGTAGCTTTCAGAAGTATTGGTAGCCTTACTTGAGCTTCAAGAATACTTGTCAAAGTCTTTGATCTCCGCAAAAAATCCAGTTCTATGCGTTTCTTGTTTACAGATTCacgcatttttcatattttcattgcTTGGGAATATAGTGCTTTCTGCAAGGAACAAGAAGAGGAAAAACAATTAGTGAAATGGATTCAATTGTACAATATAGTAAAATACTTTAACAAGTTTATACCAAGACTTACTACATGAAGGTAAGTTTATACTTGTGACAAAAGACCATATCAATTatgcaaaaatataatttgaaataaaacaaGACTCAAATGTTCGGTAAATGAGGATGTGATGGACAGTTCAGACTCGGGTAAGCAAGGGAGCACTCAAAAAAACTTATTTGAACTTGTGGAAGTAGTTTATGAATACGCTCTAATTTCTCAAGAGCCTATTCTAAAAAAATGCTTAATTATGCTGCTTACAAAAAAAGAACTAGGATACACTAGAAACAAACAGAGACGTATTCCTTTGTATTCTTTGCTGTTCACTATAACTAAGCCACAACATCACATCACACCCAATCGCATCCAGTGGTcacaacaaacaaaaactaactCATGATGTAAGGTGCTCCAGGGAAAAAAGTTAGCAACAATGTCTTTCACGGCACAATCAATGCCATTTTAGCATATTACCCCAAGTCCAGTTTTTGCGGTGAAACTAAAACAGTGGTCCACCTTCTAACTCAATCAAAACAACCTTCCCAAGTATCCTCTTCTTGTTCTATCCCTCTGCACTCCAAAGAACCATGATCATAAAAACAAACTGTCTAGCCAGATGATTGCAATTTATTGTTGTACCATCACTACCACTATAACATTTGTAATTTACTGATAAACAAGTGAGAAAGTGAAAGGGTGACTAACCTGGCTTTCTACTTGCTGAGCCTTCATCGTGGTGTGCCCTTTCGCATTGGCAAATCTCCATTGCAAATAACGATTATATAACAATCTAAGGGAATGCACACCTTCCTGATGACCAGACCCTTTCTTCCCTCTCCTCACTTCCACTGCTGGCTTTAAACTCTGAGGCGGAACAGGAGGCAAACTAAGCCCCCTGACTTAGCTAACTGATTCCATTTCCATGCTGCTTGGAGACTGAAGGAGGCTGCCTCTCGATTCCAGAAGAAGGCAAATTAACCGACGGCGACAATGGCGAAGGGTGGCGAAATTTCAAGTCCCCACAATTGCTACCCCCAATTATGTCCCAATAACAGTAAAGCTTCATCGTCTTGCTGAACAATCAAATAGATAGTGACCTAGCATGTTGGTTCAATCCCAGAACATTGATCCAACTATTTCCAGCTTCCTTGACTAACCCTTTTGTCCTCATGATACGTCTCAGTTCATCAACGCGATCCCACCTGCCAATGGCTGCATAGAAGTTTGATACAAGAACAATATAGCTAGATTTATTGGGTTCCAACTGCAAGAGATGCTTCGCAGCCAATTCACCTCTTTCAACATCCTGATTAAGACTGCATGCATTCAACAATGCTACCCATATGCCTGCAGTAGGCCTAGTACCCTGTTCAACCATATTGTGATACGCAGACCATACCCCTTCTATGTTACCCGCCCGGCCTAAGATATCTATGTAGCAAGCATAGTGCTCTGGATCTGGTTCAAGACCATACTTCTCCCTCAAcaatttgaaacattttttgCCTTCCTCCACCAGTCCAGAGTGACCACAAGCCGATAAAACAGACAAAAAAGTCACGGAATTTGGCAACACCTTCCCCCCTTCTTTCCTCATCTCTTGAAACATCAAAACAGCTTCACGCCCCCGCCCATTTCTTCCATACGCATCAATCATACAAGTCCAGGAAATCACATCCTTCTCACAAATTCCATCAAACAACGACTGGGCAAGCGAAACCTTTCCACATTTCGCATACATATCCAACAGGGCATTACACAGCTGAGTCTCACGAGTAAAACCCTGCCGAACCGCAACAGAGTGCATCTGCTTCCCTGCCCACAAATCCAAATTCTCAGAGCACCCCACCAGAGCACTGGTAAGCGCAACAACATTGGGCCTCACCAAGCCCATAACTCTAAATGCCTCGCCATACCTCCTATTCCTAACACATCCAGAAACCAACGAGTTATACATCATATCATCCTTCCAACCCTTCAAACTGCAAAACACCTTCAAAGCATCGTCAACACACCCAACATTGGAGTAAAAATCAATAAGAGCAGTGCTCAAAACAACCATATCACGACCCATACACACCACCAAACCATGAACCTGCCTTCCAAGCTCCAACGCCTTCAAAGAAGCACAAGACTTCAATGCAGAACACAAAGTAAACTCACTAAGTTCAACATTCTCCCTCCCCATCGCCCTAAGAACCCCAACCGCCTTAACAGGAAGATCACACCGCAGAAAACCCGAAAGCAAAGCGTTCCAAGCGACAACATCTCGCTGATCCATTTCGTCAAACACCTTCACTGCTTCGTCCAAAGACCCGCACTTAGAGTACATATCCACCAGCGAGGTTTTCGCGACAGTTCCAGAATCAGCACCGGTTTTTACCATTTGGTTATGGACTTGTATCCCGAGCTGAGAGATATGCAAGAGAGTACAAGCACGCAAGACAGAAGTGAAGGTGTACGCGTCAACGTCGGCACGCGCGCGACGTAGAGAGTGGAAGAGGATCCATGCGGAGACAGGATCGCCCCGACGAACATGCCAGAGGATTAGGGAGTTGGCTTGGGAAATGTATCGAGTGAAATATGATGACGAAAAGTTGGTTGTGAGAGTATGGTGGTGCAAAGAATGCTTGATGATTGCGATGATGTTTGACAGGTGGTTGAGATTGAGTGTGAAACACGTTTTGCGTATGAAGTTTAGGATCATCTTCGTCCGCTGTTTCTAGTATGGCTGAGCAGGGGTTGGGTTGGATTCGGGTCAAAGCCCAACATGCCAATTCAGCCCAATCCAAATTTAACGCATAAGACCGATTAACGGTTCGGCGAGTAATTTCGGGTTCGGGTATCTACGGATGGATATGGATTATCCGTCTTCACGCGAGCAACACACCCAGTTTCACAGACAACAACGCAaaaacatgaacacaaaacGCGAGCTTCGCCATCACCTACCTCACCACACAGACCGG
This portion of the Vigna unguiculata cultivar IT97K-499-35 chromosome 6, ASM411807v1, whole genome shotgun sequence genome encodes:
- the LOC114187377 gene encoding pentatricopeptide repeat-containing protein At5g66500, mitochondrial-like, which translates into the protein MILNFIRKTCFTLNLNHLSNIIAIIKHSLHHHTLTTNFSSSYFTRYISQANSLILWHVRRGDPVSAWILFHSLRRARADVDAYTFTSVLRACTLLHISQLGIQVHNQMVKTGADSGTVAKTSLVDMYSKCGSLDEAVKVFDEMDQRDVVAWNALLSGFLRCDLPVKAVGVLRAMGRENVELSEFTLCSALKSCASLKALELGRQVHGLVVCMGRDMVVLSTALIDFYSNVGCVDDALKVFCSLKGWKDDMMYNSLVSGCVRNRRYGEAFRVMGLVRPNVVALTSALVGCSENLDLWAGKQMHSVAVRQGFTRETQLCNALLDMYAKCGKVSLAQSLFDGICEKDVISWTCMIDAYGRNGRGREAVLMFQEMRKEGGKVLPNSVTFLSVLSACGHSGLVEEGKKCFKLLREKYGLEPDPEHYACYIDILGRAGNIEGVWSAYHNMVEQGTRPTAGIWVALLNACSLNQDVERGELAAKHLLQLEPNKSSYIVLVSNFYAAIGRWDRVDELRRIMRTKGLVKEAGNSWINVLGLNQHARSLSI